Below is a genomic region from Desulfobacter sp..
GTCTGCCTAGTGCTCGGACTGTCAGGCATAGGCCAGGTAGAGCAGGTGGCTGACCAAAAAGGCAGGATCTTGACTTTTTCAACACCTTTTAAACGGATTATTTCCCTGTACGGGGCCCACACTGAAAACCTCTTTTATTTAGGGGCAGAGACCCAGCTTGTCGGGGTATCCATCAATGACACCTATCCTGAACAGGTAAGGACAAAACAAGACTTTTCCTACCATGATGATCTTGAAAAGTTTCTGTCGGTCCAACCGGATCTGATTCTGATCCGCCCCATGATCGAAAACGGATACCCAAAACTCATTCACCAGCTTCGATCCTATGGAATCACGGTTATTTCACTTCAACCTTCTAGTGTTGAGCAGATGTATGACTATTGGCTGGCCTTGGGAAAGCTTACGGGAAAAAACAAGGCTGCCCAGGCACTGGTTTTAAAGTTTAAAGAAAATATTTCCAACATCCAAGAAAGAACCCAAAAAATCTCTCCTAAAAAAAGGGTATACTTCCAGTCCATCCATACCCGGATGAAGACCTTTACCCCGGAAGCCATGCCTATTTTTGCCCTGGAAACTGCCGGGGGCATCAATGTGGCAACTGATGCACGGGCCTCCAGAAACACCAACGTGGCCATTTACGGAAAAGAACAGATCCTGGCCAAAGCAAACCAAATTGATGTATTTCTGGCCCAAAAGGGTATTATGAACCCGGTGGAAAAGAAAAATATCATGAACGAACCTGGATTTCACATCATCAAGGCAATAAAAAAAAACCAGGTCTTTTTAATTGACGAAAGCATTGTTTCCCGACCGGTCCCAAGACTCTACCAAGGGATTCTGGCCATTGGGAACCTGCTCTATCCTGAAATTTTTACTGGTATGACAAAACAAAAGGGTGTTTTATGAAACCTAATGGCAAATTATTCGGTGTCGGGGTCGGCCCCGGAGACCCTGAACTGATAACGGTTAAAGCCGTCAGGGTAATCAAAGAGGCAGATGTTATCTTTACCGCAGCCTCCAGCAAAAACCCCTACAGCCTGGCCGTTGAAATTGCCTCGCCATATATTTCAAAGTCAGCAACGACAAAACAACTGGGCTTCCCCATGACCAAACATTCCCAAAATGTTGAAGCCGCCTGGACAGCCAATGCAAATGAAATTGCAGCCGTTCTCAAACAGGGGCAAAAAGCGGTCTTTCTTACACTTGGGGATCCAACCACCTATTCAACCTTTGGGTATATATTAAAAAAAATGAACCAGGTCATGCCAGAAGCCGATATAGAAACCATTCCAGGCATCACCTCGTTTCATGCCGCCTCAGCCCGGTTAAACCGGATTTTAGTTGAGGGAGAACAATCCCTGCTCGTAACGTCCGGCGCATATGGGGGAGAGCAAATCCGCAAAATTCCGGGTGTTGAAAATGTGGCCATTGTCAAGGCCTATAAAAACATCAAAGATCTAAACCAGTCGTTAAGGGAAACCGGGCTTTACCCCAAAAGTGTTGCCGTTTCAAAATGCGGAAGGGACCACGAAAAGATCATTGAAAACATAGGTGAGCTGGAAACCCGGGATCCTGATTATTGGACATTAATTCTGGCCTCAAGATGAAAACCAAGACCATTCAGTTCAAAAAACTCGGGCTCTCTTTTTTGGTTTCAATCGGTATCATGGCCATAGGACTTGCCTCTTTTGAGGCCATAAAAATAGATATTCTGGTTGCAAGACTTCTCTTTCCCCTGACCCGGTTAATCTTGTTTATCTGTTTGGGGCTTATGGCAGGGCAGGCCATTGAAATCCTTGGCTGGACAAGGGAGGTGGCGGTATTGGCCCGGCCTTTTTTTAAATTTTCCAACATGGGGATTTATTGCAGCGCCGCCTTTACAACCGCCTTTTTATCCGGGGCCTCAGCCAATGCCATGCTCCTTGATTTTTATGAAGAAAAAAAGATATCAAAAATCCAACTTTTTCTTTCCAACTATCTGAATCAGTTCCCTGCATTTTTCCTTCATCTGCCCACAACCATGTTTATCGTTCTGCCCCTCACGGGCAGGGCCGGCGGACTCTATTTTCTGCTGACCTTTCTGGCCACCTTGCTTCGAACACTGATATTTTTATTGTTCGGACATTTTTATTTAAGCCCCCGGACCGCTGCCGCAGGAGATTCACCAGGGGAGGGCCAGGCAAAGCAAGGCCGGCACGCAGATCCCAGGACCGTCATCGCCAAGATCCGGCAAAAACTGCCTGGCCGGGTCGTCAAAATATTAATTTGGGTCTTGCCCATTTACACCATTGTATTTGTTTTCCATATGGCCGGGGTTTTCAACGCTTTAAACCAGGCGTTATCCGCCCATATCAGCATTGAATTCATGCCGGTGGAATCCTTATCCGTTGTTATTTTAAGTTTTGCCGCAGAATTCACCTCCGGGTTTGCTGCGGCAGGCGCGCTGTTGGATGCCGGGGTTCTCACGGTGAAACAAACGGTTTTAGCCCTTTTAATGGGCAACATCCTTGCCTTTCCCATCAGGGCTCTCAGGCACCAGCTGCCAAGGTATATGGGAATATTTTCTCCCAAAATGGGATTGCAATTATTATTATCCGGCCAGTTTTTCCGTGTGACCAGTTTGATTTTAACCGGGCTAATCTACTATTGGGTGACATAAAAATGAATCCTGTACACGTTATCGGTATTGGGCAGGGTCTTTGCGACCTGACCTCAGATCATTTTAAAATCATTGAGCAATGCGACCTTCTCATTGGCGGCCAGCGCCTTATTGCCATGTTCAAAGGCCAGAGGAAAGAAACCTTAACCGTCAAATCAAATCTTTCTGCCGTTGTATTAACCATACAAGAACAAATGGCTGTTAAAAAGATTGTGGTTCTGGCATCAGGAGATCCCTTGTTTTACGGTATTGGATCAATCCTTTGTCGAAAAATCCCGGACAAACATCTTTGTATCCACCCCAATATCACCTCGGTGGGGGCAGCATTCTCCGCCATTTGCCAGCCCTGGCAGGACGCAAAAATCGTCAGTCTCCACAGCAGTACAGACCGTGAGTTTTCCTTTCCATCCCTTGCCCTTGAAACCAAAGTTGCTTTTTTGACCGGCCCGGAAAAAGATCCCGGATTCATTGCAGAAAAACTCATTGAATACCAGCTGGACGGATTCCGGGTCTGCGTACTTGAGAACCTGGGCCACCCTGACAAGGAAAAAATATCCTGGTTTACAGAGTACAAACAGATCCTGGAACAAGGGTTTTTCCACCCAAACATCGTGATCTTATTAAAACCTGAAAACAAGATTGTTTCACATGAAACATACATTGGCATGCCCGACGCTTTTTTCCGCCATACCAAGGGGCTGATCACAAAATCCGAAGTGCGAAGTATTTCATTGTCAAAACTAAAACTGGTCAAAAAAGACCATGTGCTGTGGGATATCGGATCTGGGTCCGGGTCTGTGGGCATTGAGGCTGCCATCCAAATCCCGTGGGGACAGACCTATGCCGTTGAGAAAAACCAAGACCGGATACCAGATATTATCCACAACATTAAAATATTCAACCAGCCCAATGTCAAAGTTGTCCACCTGGATTTCCCAGAAGGTCACCAATCCCTTAAAAGCCCGGACCGGATCTTTATCGGCGGCGGCGGCAAAAACCTGGAAAAAATCATTTCATGCGCCTGTGACAGGATCCGGCCCAAAGGCGTTATTGTGATCAACACCGTGATCATTGAAAGTATGGAAACCGCAATGACCACCCTTGAAAGACACGGGTTTTCACCGGAACTGATACAGGTTCAGATATCCAAATCAAAACCCATGCCCTATGGCAGGCGAATGAACGCCCTGAATCCTGTCTGGATTATTTCAGGCACCAATCCTTTAACCCAAAAGGCTAAAAAATAATGACTCACCCCCCTTACCCGATCATATTTGCCGGGGCCGGGCCCGGCGACCCGGAACTGATGACCATCAAAGCCATGAAAGCACTTGAACAGGCAGACCT
It encodes:
- a CDS encoding ABC transporter substrate-binding protein, translating into MTTPRPDRHILKPHKRIRALMALVVCLVLGLSGIGQVEQVADQKGRILTFSTPFKRIISLYGAHTENLFYLGAETQLVGVSINDTYPEQVRTKQDFSYHDDLEKFLSVQPDLILIRPMIENGYPKLIHQLRSYGITVISLQPSSVEQMYDYWLALGKLTGKNKAAQALVLKFKENISNIQERTQKISPKKRVYFQSIHTRMKTFTPEAMPIFALETAGGINVATDARASRNTNVAIYGKEQILAKANQIDVFLAQKGIMNPVEKKNIMNEPGFHIIKAIKKNQVFLIDESIVSRPVPRLYQGILAIGNLLYPEIFTGMTKQKGVL
- the cobI gene encoding precorrin-2 C(20)-methyltransferase — protein: MKPNGKLFGVGVGPGDPELITVKAVRVIKEADVIFTAASSKNPYSLAVEIASPYISKSATTKQLGFPMTKHSQNVEAAWTANANEIAAVLKQGQKAVFLTLGDPTTYSTFGYILKKMNQVMPEADIETIPGITSFHAASARLNRILVEGEQSLLVTSGAYGGEQIRKIPGVENVAIVKAYKNIKDLNQSLRETGLYPKSVAVSKCGRDHEKIIENIGELETRDPDYWTLILASR
- a CDS encoding nucleoside recognition protein, which gives rise to MKTKTIQFKKLGLSFLVSIGIMAIGLASFEAIKIDILVARLLFPLTRLILFICLGLMAGQAIEILGWTREVAVLARPFFKFSNMGIYCSAAFTTAFLSGASANAMLLDFYEEKKISKIQLFLSNYLNQFPAFFLHLPTTMFIVLPLTGRAGGLYFLLTFLATLLRTLIFLLFGHFYLSPRTAAAGDSPGEGQAKQGRHADPRTVIAKIRQKLPGRVVKILIWVLPIYTIVFVFHMAGVFNALNQALSAHISIEFMPVESLSVVILSFAAEFTSGFAAAGALLDAGVLTVKQTVLALLMGNILAFPIRALRHQLPRYMGIFSPKMGLQLLLSGQFFRVTSLILTGLIYYWVT
- the cbiE gene encoding precorrin-6y C5,15-methyltransferase (decarboxylating) subunit CbiE, with translation MNPVHVIGIGQGLCDLTSDHFKIIEQCDLLIGGQRLIAMFKGQRKETLTVKSNLSAVVLTIQEQMAVKKIVVLASGDPLFYGIGSILCRKIPDKHLCIHPNITSVGAAFSAICQPWQDAKIVSLHSSTDREFSFPSLALETKVAFLTGPEKDPGFIAEKLIEYQLDGFRVCVLENLGHPDKEKISWFTEYKQILEQGFFHPNIVILLKPENKIVSHETYIGMPDAFFRHTKGLITKSEVRSISLSKLKLVKKDHVLWDIGSGSGSVGIEAAIQIPWGQTYAVEKNQDRIPDIIHNIKIFNQPNVKVVHLDFPEGHQSLKSPDRIFIGGGGKNLEKIISCACDRIRPKGVIVINTVIIESMETAMTTLERHGFSPELIQVQISKSKPMPYGRRMNALNPVWIISGTNPLTQKAKK